The genomic segment TGTCAAAAGAATTATAGAATCTGAAAAACCTGACACTGTGTCTGTGGAATTGTGTGAATCAAGATATCAATCCATAAAGCAGAAAAACCGGTGGCAGGAAACAGATATTATGAAGGTTATTAAAGAAAAAAAAGCTTTTCTCCTGCTTTCCAATCTTATGCTGGCTTCATTTCAAAAACGGATTGCTGAAAAACTGGATGTACAGCCTGGCCAGGAAATAGTTACAGCCATTGAAACAGCGGAAATCCAGAAAGCAGAACTTCATCTTGCAGACCGTGATATAAGGGCAACTTTATCCCGAACCTGGAGAATTATGGGTTTTGGAGACAAGATGAAGGTTTTGGTTCAACTGGTTTTATCTCTGGGAGATGTAAGTGATATAAGTAAAGAAGATATAGAAAAAATGAAACAGCAGGATATGCTGGAATCCCTTCTTGCAGAAGTGGGCAAGTCCCTGCCTGTTTTAAAAAAGATTCTTATTGATGAAAGAGATCAATATCTTGCACAAAAGATTAAAACCGCACCAGGCAAAAGGATTGTGGCAGTTGTGGGAGCAGGTCATGTGCCTGGTATAAAAAAGCACTGGAATGATGATATTGACATTAATGCTCTTGAACAGATTCCCCCAAAAGGCAGGCTGGCAGGAATGCTTAAATGGATCATACCTTTTTTTATCTGTGTCATGATTGGAGCTGGTTTTTTTTTCGGAGGTTCTAAGGCAGGAACAGACATGGCTGTTTACTGGGTTGCTGCAAACGGAATTTTTGCAGGTATTGGAGCTGTGGCAGCCTTTGCCCACCCCCTGACAATCCTGTCTGCAGTCCTGGCAGCACCTTTGACATCCTTAAACCCGATGATTGCTGCCGGATGGGTTTCAGGTATTGTTGAAGCATTTCTCAGAAAACCCAGGGTAATTGATTTTGAACATCTTGCAGATGACATAGGTTCAGTTAAAGGATTCTGGAAAAACAAGGTAACCCGGATTTTACTTGTAGTGGTTTTTACAAATCTTGGCAGTGCTGCCGGTACTTTTGTAGCTATTCCGCTTATGGCAAAGGTTTTAAACTAGTATGAATTGAACTGAGAAAACCAATAGCATCAGGAAGAAGCTCAAGATCAATATTTTGAATCATTTGATTGTCTTCCATAAGTATCCCCCTGAGATATGGTGCATTTTCCAGGTTTACAATAGTTGAAACAAAGCTTTCTTCAGGTCTTCTTATGGTTTCAGTAACACGTTCAGCAATTAGTCCAAGCAGATAAGGCTTGAGATTTTTACCTGAATATTCTGCAAGAATAATCCGGGTACTCAGACGCATTTTACAAGGCTGTTTCTGGATAAGCATACATAAATCAATTACAGGGACAATTTCACCCCTGTAATTAAAAAATCCTGCAAAATAATCAGCTTCATTAGGAACCTTTTTAAGTGCCATCAAAGGAACTATCTCCCTGACCTTTTCACAGGATATTGTATAAATGGTCTCTCCTAAATAAAAAAGCAGTGAAAGCATATTTTTACCTTAACAAAATCTCTATTTTTCAATTAACTCAATATTAAGATGTTTATCATCAGCCTGGTCAATCTTGATATTAAACAACTCAAACTGCTGCCTGGCAAGGGTCTCAGCAAGCTTTTGAGGGCTTTGTTTAAAGTCTATGCTTATAAAAGCCTGATTTGATTTGATTTCATGTATTTGAATATCTTTAACACCTTCTGCACTGCTTAACATCTGGCGGAAACGCACAAAATTTCCCAGGTTTCCTGCTCCTTTGATAATAAGCTCCATTCTCCCTGATGTATCCCTGCCAGACCCGGATATTTTACTGATATAAGCTGCAAGTTTTTCAGCTCCGGCAGCAGCGGCAGTCTGAAGCGCATCTTTGCTGCCCTGAATTTCATCAGCATTTTTTTTAACTGCAGTTTCAAGGATTGATGTTATTTCTTCACCTGTTTTCAGGTTAATTGCCCTAAAGGTCAAGGTTGCATTAAAAGAAGGAACTTCCTGGTCTGATGTATCCATGACTTTATATACAATAGCTTTTCCAACTACCGAAATATCTGCATTTAAAACCTTGCCAATATTAACAGCTTCCCTGTTATCAAGATCAGGCTCAAATATTATGGCTGCAGCCACATTGACATCAGGAGGTCCGTTTCCATGGTCAATTATAGAAAAACCCAGTGCTTTCATTTTATCAGCCATTGCCTTTTCAGCTAATGCAGCAGGAGGATTTCTATTTTCACCCCACCAGTATTCAGGAGCAATATTTTCCAGATCCTGTTCTGCAATAAGAAACAGGATTTTTGTTTTGTTTTGGTCTTCCTGATTTACCTGGTTATCGTCTTGAGATACAGTGAAACCTGACAGCTTGTTTTGTAAAAGCTCTTTTGAGACAGCAGCTCTTATCATCATAAAGTATTTTGATCCAGATTCCAATTCTGCCAGAACTTCATAATTTTCAATAAAATCCTGAGCATGTCCATTTAAAATTGAAAGAAATTTTGAAAAATTTCCAGAAAGAGTTTCAGGGGAAAAAAGGGTTAAAGCAACTTGTTCCACTGAAAGAACCATGCCTGATGTAATGGCATCTTCTCTTGCTTTTGCAGTGTTTTTATTGTGGACAGGTGCTGTTCCAATTACCAGTGCAATATTATTTTCAGGTTCAAATCCGGCTTCATCTTGCAGATGATCTTGAATCTGCCCGTTTTCCTGGGCAATGGCTGCAAATGGTAACAAGCATAAAATAAGAATTAAAAAATTTAAAATAAGCTGATGGAATTTATATGACATAAAATATACCTTTTTTTATGATTTTCTTGCAAGTGCGTAATCTGCAATATCTATTAAAGTTTCTTTTGCTGCAGAGTCTTTAAATATTGAAAGCATCTGCTTTGCACATATTGTATGCTCTTTTGCCTTATTTTTAGTATATTCAATTCCTTTGTATTTGTTAAGCATATTTTTAAGCATATTAAATTCATATTCTGAAAAATCCTTATTAAGAATGATTTTTTCCATTAAAATCCTGTCTTG from the Desulfonema limicola genome contains:
- a CDS encoding TraB/GumN family protein, with the translated sequence MDDIDNKNVDRLFIEDKEIILVGTAHVSKESTELVKRIIESEKPDTVSVELCESRYQSIKQKNRWQETDIMKVIKEKKAFLLLSNLMLASFQKRIAEKLDVQPGQEIVTAIETAEIQKAELHLADRDIRATLSRTWRIMGFGDKMKVLVQLVLSLGDVSDISKEDIEKMKQQDMLESLLAEVGKSLPVLKKILIDERDQYLAQKIKTAPGKRIVAVVGAGHVPGIKKHWNDDIDINALEQIPPKGRLAGMLKWIIPFFICVMIGAGFFFGGSKAGTDMAVYWVAANGIFAGIGAVAAFAHPLTILSAVLAAPLTSLNPMIAAGWVSGIVEAFLRKPRVIDFEHLADDIGSVKGFWKNKVTRILLVVVFTNLGSAAGTFVAIPLMAKVLN
- a CDS encoding chemotaxis protein CheW gives rise to the protein MLSLLFYLGETIYTISCEKVREIVPLMALKKVPNEADYFAGFFNYRGEIVPVIDLCMLIQKQPCKMRLSTRIILAEYSGKNLKPYLLGLIAERVTETIRRPEESFVSTIVNLENAPYLRGILMEDNQMIQNIDLELLPDAIGFLSSIHTSLKPLP